AAACCGATGAAGGAATACCGGCCCCATTTTTCGCCGCCCTCAAGGCTTTCGAGGAGGAAGGCATGCTTTTCTTCCCCTGCTACCTTGGCAAAAACCGTAAGCGGCGTATCAAGGTCGGCAATAATTTCCCTGAAAACCGGAATTAATCCGTTATCCGTTGCCAGCTTTTTAAAATCTCCGAATTCCGGCTGGTGTCTGACTTTCATAAAAAAATAATTTCCCAATGATAACACCCGCATTAAACACTATCTGCGAGCGTTTATTCCCCGCAAGGGGGTAATGGAAAGACTGCCCCGGGTATTTTCACCACAGCCGGAAGTCTTAGATTTCGGGCTGCGGCAAGCTTCAACCAATAGAAAGCAGGTCCACCCAAAAAAAAAAGCCATGGGCTCTACGAGCTTTCCATGGCTTTAATCAGATTTATGCTATTGCGCAATACAAATGAAAAACTGTCCCACACTCATCATTTTTCGATTATCCACCAAAAAATGATTTATTCCAAGAGCATTTACACAAAAAGACGCATACGCCCTTCTATCCGACAGGTCAACTTCCGAGTTCATGCATCCGCTTGTATGCTGTTTACAAAAGCATTCACGCGCCTGGTCAATCTGGATACTTTCCTTGAGGTGGTTTTTTTATGCAGCGACCCTTTGACGGAAGTCCTGTCAATAACCTTGATCGCATCGCGCAGGGCGTCTTTAGCCTTGTCTACGGATTGCTCCTCGATTGCGGCGGTGATTGCCTTGATAGTCGTTTTCATCTTGCTCTTGTTCGCCTTGTTCCGTTCACGTCGGATCTGGCTCTGTCGATTTCTTTTCAGTGCTGATTTATGATTAGCCAAGTTGTCTCTCCTGTATTAATCGCTAACAATCTCAATCTCATAGCTACCCGAAACAAACGGGTTTCATTTTTAAATTTAAAATATGGTTTCGGGAAATATATAATCAGACGGCCACGTGGCCGCAATTACGCACACAAAGTTTTGAAAATTGGCTAACATAAATCAAATTCAGAGGTATGTCAACACCCAAGCAAAATGTATATTATTTTTTCACAAAAACTACGGGACCCGATCGCATGCGGCCCTTATGCATCCAAAAACAGACACAACTAGCCATTTTTTTTAAAAAAAAT
The Pseudomonadota bacterium DNA segment above includes these coding regions:
- the rpsT gene encoding 30S ribosomal protein S20, encoding MANHKSALKRNRQSQIRRERNKANKSKMKTTIKAITAAIEEQSVDKAKDALRDAIKVIDRTSVKGSLHKKTTSRKVSRLTRRVNAFVNSIQADA